The genomic segment CAACACAACAGGCTGCGCgcatggagctgctgctgcccgaGGAGCCAGGgtgagtcccccccacccccgccccctgagctggggcagctgccccagtgcCCCCATCATCTCCTCTCTTCGGGCCCCCGTCCGGCGCTGCCACTTGAGCCGGGGCTGCCTGCTGGTTCTCCCCGCCCCGGATGGGATGGGTGACCCCCCctaaccccacacacacacccccgatcccggccggctcccctcccccaccagtgcTCGGTCCGTTCCTGACTCTCACCCCCGTCCCCCCCGCAGCTTCCTGGAGGGGGACCCCGGCGAGGACACCTGCACCATCGCCCAGGCTGACATCGCCGAGGCCGTGGACATCGTCAGCGCCACTAAGGTTAGAGACACCCCCATGCACCGGGTCTGGGGGTGTcgtggggtgggaggaatggcagggggaggggctgcccctAGGATGGGGGGGTCACTGGGCAGTATTGCAGGGGGGATCCCAGGACAGTGTCTCagtggcctgggggggggggggggtcaccaggGGTTGGGGGTCCCTGTGCTGTGTCTAACCAGGTCTCTCCCCCATAGCACTTTGAGCTGAGACTGAACCAGTTTGGCCCCTACAGGATGGATTATACCCGACCTGGCAGgtgaggggggggcagggaggagcatgTGGGGGAGAGTAGGAGGGAGTGGAACCCGTGGGGCAGGTGGGAATCAGTGGGGAAGGTGTGGGGGCTGGCTGTGCCTAGGCAGCATGTCTTctggggaggggttggagaggCAGGGCCCGACTGGGCTCTCCTGTGTCAGGGAGGGCCTGCGTCAGGGACCCCTGACCCCGCAGGCCTCCCCTGACCTGCTCTGGGGGTCCCAAAGGGGCAGGTCAGGAGACATACGGAgactggattgtgtgtgtgttcccctcacccctcccatctccccacacaGGCACCTGCTGCTGGGGGGCCGGCGGGGCCATGTGGCAGCCCTGGACTGGCAAACCAAGTCACTGCTGTGTGAGATCAACGTCATGGAGACGGTCACTGACGTCACGTAAGTGTGCGACTGGGGGGGGTGACACCCGGGGGGGGGCGTGCGACACAggggagtccgggggggggggggctgcatccGCTGCTCCCTGCAGGTGTAACGGTGCATCAGCAGGGCATGCCCATCGCACGTGTGGGCGTGCATCGGAAAGGCGAATGGGCACCTCCGTGCCCGCCCACGGCGGGGGAGGCTGGGAGAGTTGCACGAGGAGGCGTGTTGCACGGACGGAGTTTGCCAGGTTGCTCACGGGCTGAGCCGTGCAGTGGGACACGtcgtggcccccccccccccccccccccgtctcatGCCCCCCGTTTCAGGTGGCTGCACACGGAGACGATGTTTGCGGTGGCCCAGCGGCGCTGGCTCTACGTCTACGACAACCAGGGCGTGGAGCTGAACTGCCTGAAGCGCTTCAATGGGGTCCTGCGCATGGAGTTCCTGCCCTACCACTTCCTGCTGGCCACCGCGGTgagtgctggggcggggggccgcTGTGGGGTGGGCCGGTTGCCGGGGTTCCCGCTGCCCACCACAGTGAAGAGGGGGGCCTGGACACCAGGGCTCCTGCTGGCCAATGCTGTAAAGCGGGGGGTGGGCTTGGGCGCCAGGGTTTGGGGGGCTGGTgccccactgacccccccccgTGCCCCGTGCAGAGCGAGACGGGGTTCCTGCAGTACCTGGACATCTCGGTGGGGAAGGAGGTCGCTGCCATCTGCACCCGGGGGGGACGCCTTGGCGTGATGGGGCAGAACCCGGCCAACGCCATCATCCACCTGGGGCACAGCAACGGTGAGACCGCCCCACCCTCAACCCCGCCCCACTGCTACGCCCCACtgctacccccctgccccactgctaCCCCCaactcttcccccaaccccaccccaacccactgctgcccccctgccccactgctaCCCCCTTGCCCCACTGCTACCCCCAACTCTTCCCCCAACCCCGCCCCAACCCACTGCTACGCCCGACCCGACCTCATTGCTACCGCCCTCGTCCACCTGGGGCACAGCAACGGTGAGACATCCCCTCCCACCACCTGTACCCCATAActggagctcccccccccccccccccccccgcagtgccaacgtcccctgccccacactgctAGGAGTGTTTCTCCCAGGGCCCTCACACCCTGTGtgtcatccctgccctgcccttcccccccggcAGGGcacagccccccggcccggcccagcccagcccatcacTGGGGCAGGCACCGGTTCAGACAGCGACGTTCCATCAGGCTCTTCAGCGTGGCCCCACTCTGGCCTGGGGACCGCTGGCCCCATCTCCTTCCTGCCCTCTCAGCCTGGCCTGGTTAATCAGACCCATTGCTATGACGGCCCcttagcccccccacccccaagcggTGAACCTGGCCCTGTCCATCCCCTCCACCACTCGCTAATCCCTTGTGCCCGGTGGGGGGTGACCCCTCGTTAACTCCTCGTGCTCTGTGGGCCCTCCCCCCCGCAGGCACGGTGACCCTGTGGAGCCCCAACGTCAAGGAGCCCCTGGTGCGGATGCTGTGCCACCAAGGGGGGGTCCGGGCCGTGGCCGTCGACAGCTCCGGAACGTGAGTGACTCGGGGGCGGCAGTCCTGCCGTGGTGGGGGGGGGCCCGAGTGGGGTGAAcagagaaaaggggctgcaggggtgcatgtgggggaaggaggggagctgggggggtctccccccacttccccccagctACATGGTGTCATCAGGGCAGAGGTGGAAtatggagggaggggatggaggctTGGGGCTGGGTCATGGTGTGGGTCTCCCCCCAACCTTCCTTGGGTGGGatatggcgggggtgggggtcacgCTGTGACATGGCGTGTCACAGGTACATGGCGACGTCGGGGCTGGGGTGACACTGTGCGGTGGCGGGGGAtcatgctctgggtctccccccacctccccccaggtACATGGCGACATCGGGGCTGGACCGGAAGCTGCGCGTCTACGACCTCCGGACATATCAGCCCCTGCACTCCCTGGTGCTGCCCATGGGCGCCGGGCACCTGGCCTTCAGCCagcgggggctgctgggggccGCCTGCGGGGATGTGGTGCAGGTAACGATCCCCCCCGgccctgcacacacagacacccccctattcctcccccccacatactGGCACCTGGCCTTCAGCCAGCGGGGGCTGCTGCGGGTAGCTGTGGGGCCGTGGTGCAGGTAAAGGAGGGGCCCTTATACTCCGGGCCGTCCCCCCCGCTCTTGCCGGGCTCAGCAGGGCCCCATCCGCCCTGCATCCTCCTCCCACGGACTGGGTATTGCTCAaacccacttcccacccccccccaccccccccaactgctttggagagaggtaaatagtggtgtcccgcaggggtctgtactggttctaatcctattcaacatagtcataaatgatctgggaaaaggagtaaacagggaggtggtgaaatttgcagatgatacaaaactactcaagatagctaagtccaaagcagactgtgtaGAGTTACAAAAGGGTCTCACAAAAcggggtgactggacaacaaaatggcagatgaaattcagtgttgataaatgcaaagtaatgcacgctgGAAAACctcatcccaactatacctacaaaatgatggggtctaaattagctgttaccactcaagaaagagatcttggggtcattgagtggatgtttccaaAGAACTGtccacagtgtgcagcggcagccaaaaaaatgaacagaatattATGAATCATtcggaaagggacagataataggacagaaaaggTCATATCacctctataaatccatggttcgcccacaccttgaacactgcgtgcggatgtggtcgccccattttaaaaaaagatctattcgaattgggaaaggttcagaaaagggcaacaaaaatgatgagggggatggaacggctgctgtatgaggaTAATATAAGtataataaaactgggacttttcagcttggaaaagagacgacaaaggggagatatgattaaggtctataaaatcatgacgggtgtggagaaattaGGTAACgaagtgttatttgctccttctcataacacaagaactaggggtcaccaaattaaattaataggcagcaggtttaagtattttttcacagaatgcacagtcaacctgtggaactccttgccagaggatgttgtgaaggccaagactatagctgggttcaaaaaagaactagataaattgatggaggacaggtctatcagtggctattagcccggatgggcagggatggtgtccctggcctctgtttgccagaagctgggaatgggcgacaggggatggatcgcttgatttcctgttctgttcattccctctgggcacctggcattggcccctgttcTGATGAGCCTGGGCCCTGTCTGTCCCTCACCCGAGGGGGAGCTCTGACTGCCCTGTGCTCTGACAGCCCCTATgagccaggccctgctgcaggcGCTAATCCGCCAtgtctgcccctcccaccccaggtgTACCGGGACGTGCCCGTGCACCTGCCTCGCAAGCCCTACCTGTCGCACACGCTGCCCCGGGCGGCCCACGGCCTGCGCTTCTGCCCCTTCGAGGACGTGCTGGGCGTAGGGCATGGCAGCGGCATCACCAGCCTCCTGGTGCCAGGTATGGactcgccccctcccccagtaccaCCCCCCAATCCCCCACGGCATCACCAGCCTCCTGGTGCCAGGTATGGACCCTCACCCCAGTACAACTCCCCATCCCCTACAGTGTCACCAGCCTCCTGGTGCCAGGTATGGCCCCCCACTATGTCCTCataacctccccaccccccatgtccACAGTGCCCAGTAGCTGACCTGCCTGTCATGTGCCCCCCGCTACAGCCTGCGGGGGCCTGGTACAGCTGTGTGGCTTTGTCCATGATAGAGAGGGGATGGTTTGTTGTCCCCCCCGGCCCACTAACCTCCTgtctccccttccaccccccacccccccccatcccaggtgCTGGACAGGCGAATTTCGACGCCCTGGAGAACAACCCGTTCCGGAGCCAGAAGCAGCGGCAGGAGTGGGAGGTCAAAGCCCTGCTGGAGAAGGTAACGTCGCCCCACCACCACCGCACAGTGTCTAGCCCTGTCCCCCCCCggtgcagccccagctggggggaAGCTGGATCTCTGGGTCCAAGGGGGCTGATGCTAAGGGAGGgacctctggggctggggggaggggttcatGGGCACCCCTTGAGGGGACACCGGGGTGGGTAGTTGGGATGTCTGCGGGGGCACTGCCAGGAGGAGTGGTGTCATGGGAGGGGGGAGCCTGGGTGGTCCGGGCCCCCCCTAACAGCTTGGCCCCCGGCAGATCCCGTCGGAGCTGATCACGCTGGACCCGAGGCAGCTGAGCCAGGTGGATGCCATCACCATGGAGCAGAAGCACCAGGAGCGAGTGGCGCGGCTGGTGAGCGACTTGGGGGGCAccgtggtgcattgtgggaagcgGTGGGGAGACATGGTGGGGCGTTGTGGGGACCGGGCAGTGCCGTGGCTGTCTCGCGGGGGTGccgtggtgcattgtgggaagtggtggggagACACGGTGGGGCATTGCGGGTTGTGGGGACCGGGCAGTGCCGTGGCTGTCTCGCGGGGGTGCCGTGGTGCATTGTGGGGCGAGGGGTTGGGTGGCACCGTGAAGCATTGCGGGAAGTGAGGGGGGTGGCACAGCGGGGACCAGGCAGTGCCCGCAGTCGCTGTGGCACGtcaggagctggtggggggagagcagaggggcactatggtgcattgtgggatacaGAAGGActgactctctctccctccctcccctgccccccagggcttcGACCCCCAGGCCAAGCCGGCGTTCCAGCCGCGCCGGAAGCTGAAGGGGCGCAGCTCAGCCGGGAACCTCCTGCGGCGTAAGAAGAAGGTGGCGAATGAGGAGCAACGGGTACGTCTGTCCTTACTGTCCACCTGTCTGTCCCATCCGCCCTTGGGCCAGTCCTTACCCATCAGactttgctccccacccccaaaagccaGCTCTCCGCTTCCTGTCTCAAACAGGGACTTCCCGTGTGTCCCGCCCCCCACCACAACTCCCCTCTTCAACTGGGCCAGTGACATCAGGGGGCATCTCCCCCATACCCCGGGGCTCCATTACACTGtgaattggggggtggggtggggggggttggttcCCAGGGTCGCCCCTGCATTGGGTCATGCCCCCCCCATTGGGCCATTTACTGGGGTGTCCCCGACTcacccccgctccccctccccccagaccaaGATCCGGAAGagcctggagcagcagcaggaggcggAGCGAGAGCTGAAGGCGGCACCCCGGGCTCAGAGGTCGGCTCTGGATCGATTCAGGAAATAGCCTCGTGGACGTTGGGGGGAGAGGATTGCCCCCCATGGGGGCGAAAGGGGTCACGAGCGTTACCCATCCCCTCCGGGGtaagggctgtgggggtgggagcagggtggggtcccCCACTCACCCTGCACTGTCACCCTGATATTTTTGTATTAAAGTTGTCGTTGGCTTTGTCTAGCCtggctctggtttggggcagagaggaggagggggttaCTCGAGGTGGGGGGCATGCGTTGGGCGGAGCTTGGACCGTGGCTGGGAGCCAAGTGCAGGCTCGGGTGGTTCTGTACAGCGGggagtgtttgggggagggggttactcTAGGTGGGGGGCGTGCATGAGGGGAGCGTGGCTGGTAGCCGAGTGCAGGCTCGGGTGGTTCTGTACAGCGGggagtgtttgggggaggggagggggttactCGAGGTGGGGGGCGTGCATTGGGTGGAGTGGGGAGCGTGGCTGGGAGCCGAGTGCAGACCCGGGGGGCTCGGGTGGTTCTGtacagtggggagggggttaCTCGAGGTGGGGGGCGTGTGGCTGGGAGCCGAGTGCAGAGTCGGGGGGCTCGGGTGGTTCTGTAGAGTGGggagtgtttgggggaggggagggggttactCGAGGTGGGGGGCATGCGTGAGGCTCGTTGCGTGTACGCTAAGGACTTAGACCTCGCCCGCTGTCTGGGGCTCACCCCCTGGCTGGAGGGAAGCCCGGGTTCCCCTTGGCTGGCGAtgaatccctgccccagccggtACGTCCCCGTTGTCAGCGTCGCTCGCCGTAATGCCTGGCCTGGCAGCTGTGCGTCCCTCGCACAgggccaggcatggcccggcccagCAGGAGCTGGtggtgacccctggctcttggCTCTGAGTGGCTCGGGGCACATTCACCCGCGGGCTTGTGCTGAGGGCACAAACTGAGCACGGGTTCCAAAGGGCTGAGATGTTTCTCTGGTGCTGAGGACTGGCAGGCGTTAGACCTGTCAGGGCTTGCCCAGCCTGCCATCCCCACCCGCTGCCAGGGACCCCAAGGAGCAGGTACCAGCTCCTTGAGGGAAAGGGGGGTTCCTGTTCCCGCCCACACACTAATTACAGAGTCTGTGCCCACCACCACATCCCATCCCGTCCAGTCTATGTGCCGGtgcctccccagagctgggtgcagCACGGGGCCCttgtcagggtttcctccccactctgaactctggggtacagaggtggggactcacctgaaagaccccctaatcttatattctaccatcttaggttaaaaagttccccaaggcacaaattccttcccTCGTCCTTGGATGGTATCGCTGCCGCAACCacgtgatttacacaaaaattcaggaaagggtcacttggagtccctattcccccaagccccttcaccccttttcctggggaagcttgagaataatctaccaaccaactGGTCTGCAGTGTGAGCACAGCCCAAACCCTTTATCTTTAGGGCACTAAAATCaatcatgttcttaaaagaaggacttttattataaagaaaaaagtaaaagaatcacacctgcaaaatcaggatggaaggtaactttacagggtaataaaaagatttaaaacacagaggactcctTCTGGACTCAGCTTTagttacaaaaacagaaataaaactacctcttagcatagggaaaattcacaagctaaaacaaaagataacctaatgcatttccttggcTCACTtccaatttctgtaatttttagatggattattccagatatattttcaggagatgttgtccCTGCTTGGTTTCTCTCTCCGTCCAGAGGGGGAACaaaaaaagagcacaaacaacacctccccacacacacacacacacatttgaaagtatctgctttccttattggtccttctggtcaggtgccaaccaggttatttgaaaaaagaaaaggagtacttgtggcaccttagagactaaccaatttatttgagcataagctttcgtgagctacagctcacttcatcgggtgcatccgatgaagtgagctgtagctcacgaaagcttatgctcaaataaattggttagtctctaaggtgccacaagtactccttttctttttgcgaatacagactaacacggctgttactctgaaacaggttatttgagcttcttaaccccttacaggtaaagctTGACAGCCCTCACTGGGCGTGGCACAGACCCATGAGTGAGAGCAAGCCTACCCCCACCATtgggccaggcgctgcccagaccctgaccgagatcagggcccctgttGGGCTGAGCCCTACACAGACTGACCCTGACTGTCCCAATGCACTAGGAGTTCTGGTTCCCCCCCGACCAAACTGTAACCCACTAGCTCAGTGATATTCAATGAGAGCTACCCACGGGCCAATCTGAGAATGTTATGACACAAGGCAGCCCATTGGTACAGATGTCTGACAAAAAACACTTCAGCTGCCAATAAATAAAGCCCCTCCAACGAGAGGCAAGGAAAGTATTAGTGATTCTCTCTTTTAACACAGTTTATAACTCAACATTATTACCTGTGTTTGTGGCACTCGCTAGTGGGAGAGGTGACAGCACCAAACGTGATGAGTGGGTTGTAAGTGGTCTGGCCAAGGCCCATGCACATATGAAGATGCTCGTCCCTCAGGTGATGGCGATATTGGGTTTTTATAGTGTTCATGGCAGAAAACCCAGCTTCGTAGAGGTACGTTGGTCCGAACACAGTTAAAAGCCAGATGCTGGCTATTCTGAAACTGGTCAGCAGACTGAGTCCAGAACTTGCAATGTCCCGCTTCTCTGGATTTTGCCTTCAAGACATCTGAGCTCTTGAGCCTTACAATTTCTAATAGAAAGGCCCCTTCGTTGATTGAATCAAGAGAGTTCTTTGCTTCAGAAGGGCAAGGGCCATCAGCAGAGaaaacaaatcaaatcaaatccttGGGAATTTTAAAGTTCTCAGatcccattttaaaatttttgatcaGATTGTTCAGGAATTCTTGCAGCGTTTTCATCGAGGTTTCATCTGTAACAACACCACGTAATGTGGGAAAGTGCAACTGCTTTCCTGCGAAGTCTGCCTGAAAATTTTCAAGACTCCTCTGAAAGGCACACACTTTTTCAAACAGATCCCTGACACTGCTTGCATGACCGTGGAACTGCAAGCTGAAGAAATTCAAGTGACCAGTAATATCGCACAGAAAAGCTACTTGTGACATAATTCATAAATTCCAGGAACTTGCAAGCCTTGTTGTTCTTGTGGTTTGAAAGGAATTCTATTTCTTTTTGAAGCGCACAACACCTGTATCATGAATCCCACTGCTTAACCAGCGAATGTCATGCTGCAGCAGGTCACTGAATTTGGCTGAAATGTTTCCTAAAACAGTTTTATAAAAACAATGTTGCAAGCTAGAAGTTGAGCAGACGTGCAGGATTGGTGTctcctgtttgccagaagctgggaatgggcgacagaggatggcTCCTTCGTGTGGGGTAGGTTTCTAATAGTATTAAGCATAAAAATTCTACCTTGAAAATTTCACCATCATAAAATCTAACAAACAGCACTAGCTGGGGAGTGTAACTTAAATGATTCGTCCACTGCAGGAGACGTGTGTTTGGCgtttttaaatcagaaagcagTGTTGACAGACAATCCACATAAATTACAAACATCAGCCACTCTTTGCACTGCCATGGAATCGGACAGGGGAACCTGCGTCACACGGGTCACAATGTCACCTTTGTTTTTATCCCTGGCAAAGAGCTCCTCCAGCATTTCCAATGTGCACTCCTTCACGAGCTCGGTATCCAGGAAAGGCCTTTTCCTTTTAGCTAGTGCCCACGTTCTCCAACGCGAGGCAGCTGTTGCTTTCCCCTGTACAGTTGCTGATCTCGTGAGAACATTTCAGGTGTGACACGAAGACTTCAGGTTTTCAATTTTGTCACATTTTGCAGCACCATGAGGAGGCCAGGCCGCGTGGAAGTGACTGTGCTTTGAGTCAAAGTGGCGCCTCCCCGAGGCGACCTTACAGACAGATCCAGTGGTTTGGTAGAGGAAACACCAAGGCTTTGCATTTAAATGCGACGGCATAACAAAGAGAAAATCCACTGTGCAGCTTGGGTTGAAAGCTTGGTTTTCGCTGTCGACTTTGCGACGTTTACTCCCCCACTCGCATTCGTTTCCGGCTCCGTTTACATCACCAATGATAAAACAGGCGGCGTCCCAACTCAGTCGTAGCCGACGCTATTGGAGAACCTAAGCTCCAGGGCGTTACTTGCGAAGGAAGCCATAGGCAGCACATCGCTGGTAATGAATTTagttacaaacatttttttaaggtgAGCTGCCGGGTCACATTTGGCCCCAGGCCATCCACTGAGCATCACTGCACTAACAGCTGgcattagaacccaggagtcctggctcccagcgcgcCCCTGCCCCACTTAGGGccctggctctcaacctttccagactactgtaccccttttagagtgtgatttgccttgcgtacccccaagtttcacttaaAATCGACTTGCTTACTAGCTCAGCCATAAAAATTGTGTCAGCCACTATGACTGACAAATCGCTACTTTCTCAGTGTCACCATACAATTATAACagaaattgattggaatataaatcttgtgtttgcatttcagtgtatagcacacgagcagtataaagaagtcattgtctgtatgaaattttagtttgtactgactggACTAGTGCTTGTtgtgtagcctgctgtaaaattaggcaaatctCTAGCTGCGTCAATGCACCCCCTGGACCTTGGCATACCCCAAGGGTACACGTGCctctgattgagaaccactggactagaacccactcccctcccagagctgaggatagaacccaggagtcctggctcccagcccccctgcccctcacagccCCTCCAGCAGAGCTAGCACCTTGCACCtcagcacccccaaccccctgtgcaGTGGGGTACAGgatctcccttctccccctgccataGCCCAGGCTGCCTCCAGCGCCTGAGGGCCCACCTGGTGCACACTGAACAGCACCTCCCCATAGCAGCAGGGGTCCATGGGGTAGTGGGTGGATCCAGCCATGCGGGCCGTGTGGGTGGGGGCCAAGCCAGCCCAGCGAGCGCACAGCCCCACGTAGACGTCCTCCAGAGGCACGGGAGGCACGTGGGGGGCGgcccccagcacccacagggcAGCGTCGCTGGACAGCACGTAGGCCGTGCCGCTGCAGTAGGGGGGGAAGGCCCGAGCCGGGTAGGCGGAGGCCGGGACGTGGTGCCGGTTGCTGGGGTCGCGGTTGGGCTGCACCCGCCAGTGGACCCGGCCCAGGTAGAGCTGGCGAGGGCTGGGCAGCGCCCCCAGGTGgcgggccagggcaggcaggttgAGGAAGACGTCGTCATCGACTTTCACCACAAAGGCGGCGCCGGGGCAGTGGGCGGCCGCCCAGCCCAGCAGCATCATGGTCTTGAGGGTCAGGTTGGCGTAGGTGTCGGCAAAGCGGCCCTGGACCAGGTCTCCGTGGCGCTGGGACTCCTCCTCCAGCCGGGCCTGCTCCTCGCCCGAGCCCGGTGCCCCCAGGGCGAAGAGCGTCCGCACCGGGTACCCCCCGGCCCAGCGGGCGCCCCCCCAGCTGGCACGCACCGCCTGGCGCTGGGCCGTGTGCCCCGGCGCGCTGGCCACCAGCACCAGCAGGAAGGGGGCCCGGGGCCTGCAGGCGTCCACGTTGGGCAGCAGGAAGGAGTCAGGGCCAGGCAAGGGGGGGTCTGCGTGCAGgaaaccccccctgccccccaggaaggGGGCCAGTGACCACGATAGCAGCTCCTCCCCTGTGCCCCCAAGCATGAGGCTCACAAGCGCcagtccccccagccctgtcaGCAGCCCCCGCCGCACCCAGGCAGGGGGGCAGCggtgggggcagagccggggggccATACGGGGTGAGGGCGGGTCAGCAGGTGATGGAGGTCgcctgcaagagagagagagatgggggatcACACAGAACAGCCCCCcagtgcccctgcagccccccccagtATGAGCCCCCCCACTACCCTGCCCACAGCTACCGGCCTTgttccgggggggaggggcagtggatGGAGGGAGAAGGCCAGACagaggcacggggggggggggggggggctgggagcacagtGGATGGGGAGGTGTAAGCAGCAGAAAGGGGTCAGGGGCcagagggggacggggaggggggcaggagccagggggaCGCGgcgagggaggggaagggggcaggagccggggggACACGAAAGGAAAGGGGGcgtagcaggggctgtgggaagagggggcaggagccggggggGTAGGCGGAGGGGGGGTAACGGGGCAGGAACTGGGGGGAcgcggaggggaagggggcagggccccagggggcCGCGGCGGGGGACGCGCGAGGGGGCAGGTATTggggggggatgcgggggggggcagggggagggggcccgGGGAGCCGCACTCacctcccggccccgccccgctccgTGCGGCGTCCGTGCGCCTCCCCCCCCGCGCCTGCTCGCCcgccagacccctcccccccggcatgtcccccccccccgtacccaccctccagccccccggcccAGTTCTCCCATCCCCGCcccggcctccccccccccccgccgttgCTGCTCGCCCgccagaccccctcccctccggaatgtccgccccccccccgtacccaccctccagcccccccggCCCAGTTCTCCCATCCCCGCCCCGGCCGTTGCTGCTCGCCcgccagacccctcccccccgcggcatctccctccccccccgctgcaGCCGCTGCTGCCCGCTCCCcagttctcccttcccccccgccccggtatCTCCCCCCCTCCGGcacccacccaccagccccctaccccccagttctcccttcccccactggcaCGTCCCCCCCCCCGtacccaccctccagccccccccccagttctcccATCCCCCCGTCTCCCCCCCTCCAGTTCTCCCAtcacccccccccggcacccccccccagttctccc from the Chelonia mydas isolate rCheMyd1 chromosome 14, rCheMyd1.pri.v2, whole genome shotgun sequence genome contains:
- the WDR46 gene encoding LOW QUALITY PROTEIN: WD repeat-containing protein 46 (The sequence of the model RefSeq protein was modified relative to this genomic sequence to represent the inferred CDS: deleted 1 base in 1 codon), whose product is MSAARLHYQSGCRRADWPWAQSPRSVIGCGGHDRKNLARSWRLHVVQALRMEVVAGSGMQGGPAGTGKKKLTKKLQRYWEGASQPDTPAAAPLRAKRRRNEKTRLRAGAKGSLEARKGLPASGAAGRISGKRDPFPGAAPLPLHKVKKFQRGQKSQLAGASSRRLRDHLASLEQKVELATQQAARMELLLPEEPGFLEGDPGEDTCTIAQADIAEAVDIVSATKHFELRLNQFGPYRMDYTRPGRHLLLGGRRGHVAALDWQTKSLLCEINVMETVTDVTWLHTETMFAVAQRRWLYVYDNQGVELNCLKRFNGVLRMEFLPYHFLLATASETGFLQYLDISVGKEVAAICTRGGRLGVMGQNPANAIIHLGHSNGTVTLWSPNVKEPLVRMLCHQGGVRAVAVDSSGTYMATSGLDRKLRVYDLRTYQPLHSLVLPMGAGHLAFSQRGLLGAACGDVVQVYRDVPVHLPRKPYLSHTLPRAAHGLRFCPFEDVLGVGHGSGITSLLVPGAGQANFDALENNPFRSQKQRQEWEVKALLEKIPSELITLDPRQLSQVDAITMEQKHQERVARLGFDPQAKPAFQPRRKLKGRSSAGNLLRRKKKVANEEQRTKIRKSLEQQQEAERELKAAPRAQRSALDRFRK
- the B3GALT4 gene encoding beta-1,3-galactosyltransferase 4, which gives rise to MAPRLCPHRCPPAWVRRGLLTGLGGLALVSLMLGGTGEELLSWSLAPFLGGRGGFLHADPPLPGPDSFLLPNVDACRPRAPFLLVLVASAPGHTAQRQAVRASWGGARWAGGYPVRTLFALGAPGSGEEQARLEEESQRHGDLVQGRFADTYANLTLKTMMLLGWAAAHCPGAAFVVKVDDDVFLNLPALARHLGALPSPRQLYLGRVHWRVQPNRDPSNRHHVPASAYPARAFPPYCSGTAYVLSSDAALWVLGAAPHVPPVPLEDVYVGLCARWAGLAPTHTARMAGSTHYPMDPCCYGEVLFSVHQVGPQALEAAWAMAGGEGRSCTPLHRGLGVLRCKVLALLEGL